Genomic DNA from Methanofastidiosum sp.:
TTGGGCCAGAGCCGATTATGAGGCTTGCAGCACCTGCAGTGACTGTGACTTCTCCATATGAAAGAAAAGAGTGGTAAACTGTTATTGCAAAAAACCCCACGGCTATGATCATCGGGAGGTCTTTTTTCTTTGGCAACTTTATCTTCTTGTAAGATGCATAAATAGCTAGAAATATGGATGCAACTAGGAATCTTAAGAGTGCAACGTGCCCAGGCTCATAGGCTTTAAGCCCCGCCCTAATCCCTGTAAAGGCTGATGCCCAGAATATCAAAGTGATAGTTAGGGCCAAAGCCGTCTTTCTATCAATCTTTTTTAGTTTAGAAAAATCAATTGGCATCTTATCAGGTCTTCTTAATAGCGAAGGATAAGGTAAGGGTAATATAAGGCTTACTACATAGAAAAAGAATAATTGATAAAAATAAATAAAATAATTTTAGGCTGATTCGTTTCCAAATCCAAGTATCTTCATGAAGTTAAGCATTGGAAGGGAGTTTGAAGTTATTTTTACTGGGTTTGAAACTCGAGTATTTCCATTTATTGTTGATGTAGCTGGAGGGCTAAAATCAAATCTGATTGTTCCTGGAGCTGTTGCTCTGTAAATCCATGTGCGCTCTGCAGGTTCAAGGCCACATTCATCAGCTATGTTTGGTCTTGATACTAATTCAGCGTCTCCTTTTGGTTTGTCACCGTCTGCGATTATGGTTGGGTCTTTTCCAGGATTATAGTTTGTTGTGACAGTAATGAGTTCGCCGACTTTTACTGTTTCAGGAGCTGCAACAACTGAATAAGCTACTTCCATTGCAGAAGCTACACCAAATACACTTACAATGAATAGTAAGGACGTTAATATAGCAAATATTTTCTTCATAGTTATCACCATTATAGTTACTAAAAAGAATTTTTAATCTATTTAAATGTTTGCTTTCTCTATTTAAGATAAATTATTAAGCAATAGAGTAATATATTGTAAGTTCAACAGTAATTACATGGATGAGTTTGAACTAAGCAAAGTAAATAATTTTCTTTTGAGAAAGCAGCACCTAACAGGAAATACTAAAGTTCAAAGTGTTGCCCAAGTTGCAAAGGACATATTGGGCCTTCATGCCACATATGCAAGTACGCCCTATCTCTCACTTTTTAATAGAGTTAAGAGGTTTATGATTAACCCCACTTTTTTCTAGTTTTAATATTATTTCTAGACAGTTTGCACTAGTCCAATCTAAATTTTTATTTTTTACTCAAATTTTGGGCGAATTTCCCAAAATTTACCGATGGCTGACGCTAGGCAGA
This window encodes:
- a CDS encoding BatD family protein — protein: MKKIFAILTSLLFIVSVFGVASAMEVAYSVVAAPETVKVGELITVTTNYNPGKDPTIIADGDKPKGDAELVSRPNIADECGLEPAERTWIYRATAPGTIRFDFSPPATSTINGNTRVSNPVKITSNSLPMLNFMKILGFGNESA